CAATAAAAGAACAAACGAGGATTTTATCCTGGTTCAGCCCCCTGTTCGGATAATAGCCCCACGTATCAGTGAATGGCAATGCTTATTTCTTGTATTATCTTGAAGGAAAAGAGTTACTATAATATGTGTCTATGGTTTCCTAAGCAATGTGATGCTGATTATTATCACCATACACTATCTAGCTATTTATATCATGTAGATATCTATCCGTGGATTTATAGCCATGTCAGATCAAAGTCCTTGTGATACATCAAGTGTCTACACTGTTTTATCCTCCAAGGTTTCCATATCAAAGTCTTCTTTTGGTTGCTTGTTCAAGATAGGCTTAGCACAAGAAACATCCTGAGAAGAAAGAATATGCAGTGTTCTCTACAATGACTCCTGCGAGGAAATGGTTGAACACTTGTTCCTTTATTGTTAGTTTGCCAAATCTTGCTGgaaccttattcaagttccaaACTCTTCAGACTCTCTGCAAGTTCTGGAACTTCAGAGACCAGCTTAGGGTATCCTTTTCATGGAGGTCATCATCCTTATGTGCTGGAGCATTCGGTCAGTCAGAACCAGTCTCATCTTCAGAGGAGAAGCAGTCTCGCTTCATCGCTGCAAACATGGCTTCAAAGAAGTCTTCGGGTGGGTTATCCTGCGCACGAAAAAGAAGCACTTCCCCCTTATTTCTGAATGACTAGAGCAGCTTGTGTAATTTGCctcattttctttctttctttttttgtttcttgaaCCCTCTTGTCTGTCGTGTACTCTTGTTGTTTATGCTTTTAATATATTTCAGTAGGGATCGGCCTTCGATCCCTCCTGTTTCCTCATATCCAGTAGCCGGGTCATGGCTAAGTTCCGGTCTTATACTACTAGGACGTCTCAGCATCATTACCAGCCCCTTGAGCTAACctgctaagagcaactccaagtgTCTAGCTAAAACATTTTGTAAAATTAAATATAACTATTATTGGGCAAAAAAACATCTTCGATGTTTCCTCTCCAAATTTGATCGCTCTGTATCCTAGAAACTTAGGTCGCACTATTGGATAACCAGCGTCGCTCGCTACCGGGGCTTCTTGCACGctcgatggcccctcccacaCTAATTTGTCATCCCCTTTGATGATTGGGGAATGATGGTTGGGTTGATAGCTTGCTCAACTATTGCAATTGGAAAGAATCGATttcatgtactccctccattccaaattataagacgtttttgtttttctattatatatagtttttgctatgcatttagatataaacTATgtgtagatatatagtaaaaataatatatttagaaaagctaaaactcttataatttgaaattgaGGGAGTAGATTATAGTTTGGTAGTCTAACCGGTGGCGAAGCATTTCTAGGTATTTGGTTGCATGGCGAGTTTTCTTGATGCAATAGTTAAAATTGCTCTAGGTCTGTTTATAGGCCATCTTGAAACTAAGAAGCAATTTAAATATTTTGTACCGAATGATCACAAGTTTTAAAATGAATTTTATACTCTACACTATAAATATGCCTTTGCATTGAGCACAGAGGGATTTGCATTAGAGTTTTTAATATGAAACTTTATATTTTTCACAAATTTAAATGCATCTATTTTCTCATTGCAGTTTTCTGAAGATGAACATGACAAGGGGAGGACGATGATGAAAAATTGTTGAAAAAAGCAACTATTCCTCTATTGcttattagtattttttatagaCGTGCATGTCTACTAGTTACAACAAACCACCAATCTAAATACATGACGCAAGAAATGGCCTAACTAAGCTCCTGCTAAGTACCTACAATCTGACATCTGAAGCATCCCCAATTCAACATATATTACTACTTTATTAATTTCGTGTGCTAAGCTTGGTTACTATCTCATCCTTTGCCAGCCGTATCAAAAACAGGATGGCAAGTGATATGGAAACAATCAACATGAAAAATACACTATTCCATCCTCTAGTTGAGAAGTAACCCGTAAGCAAGGGGCCCAGAGCTGCACCAACAGAACCAGTGCCATCAATTATCGCAGAAACTGTCGCCAGCGCCCGTGAATTTCCCTTGATCGCGTCTTGGGTGCCAAGATCAGTTGCTACAGCTGTGGTGATGAGAGAGTATGGACCATTCACAAAGTAACCAGAGAGGAACATGAGACCAATGTTGTGCTGCATGGATATGCTTCCATATGTCCGGTACACAATGAGTGCTGGGATTGACAGAAAGAGGAACAGAACTGATGTTATTGCACGGGCACCTATGGCATCCGAGAGAAAACCAGCCGAAATCCCTCCTAAGACACCTCCAATATCGAATACAATTGATAAAATTCCTGAAGCCTTGTGTGACAAGAACTGACCTGCTACGGCTGCAAAATCAAAAATAGGTTGGCGTCAAGCAAAAGTAACGACTCCCTGACGTTTCATGCTAAATTGAAAATGACTGATACTCCACAAATGAATTCTACAGAAGCAACACATCCAAGCAAAAGCAATCCTCTAATTTCTGAAATTACACATTTCAAGGTTTAACCTTGGAATGGAAGGACAGGTATGTTGAAAGCTACTTGTGTCAAACTCTACTATCTCTACCAAGAAAATTAGGTACCCATCATAATAGATGTACACAAGTACAATTCATTTGAAATTTCGATCACCAATTAAAAcagttcaacatgcaagcaaAAGAATGTTATCAACAATAATggggtgtttggtttgtggaaCCACCTCATTCTAGTCTCTAGATGAGGTaatgcatcatgagttcattcCTATGATTTTAGTGGAATCACCCTATTATTATCTTGtccattcctcaaaccaaacacccctctAGGTTGGCATCTTACTATAAACTTAAGAACAAGCTAAAGCTGGTTCATAATATCAACAGATTTGCTATGCTTAAAAAAAGGGAACCCAAGAAATAACTTAAGGTGACGCTGTTCCAACTCACAATATATAAAACAAGGTTTTGTAGAAAAACAAATTCAGACTGTTTGGTGATTGTATCTACCAATTCAACTGATTGAAACTATAAGAATCATCTATCTAGTCTGAAACATGAAACTGCAATTGCTGGCAAGAACAGAATTCATTGACTGATACTTGAACAGCCCAATCCTTGGAAATACAGTACAATCAGATTTGAGTGCGGACTATGATCAAGTAACAAGCACATACACTATCATTGTTAATGCGATAAATACAAAAATAAATGTATGAACAAATGAGCACATACCATTGTTCCTGATATAGAACGGCAACCAGTAGAGGAAGGTGTAGGCAACGAGCTTGGAGAAAAATAGACAGAATGCATATGGCACCACACCAGGCAGTCTCCATGCCTCCACGAACCCGATTGCCCTTGGCAATTGTGATCTCATTTCCAGCTCGAACTCGTCATCCTCATTAACATCTTTCTTATCCTCCCCAAGGAGCCCTACCTCCTCCCCACCATCCCCATTCATCTCAACCTCCATTACCTCCACCTCCAAGCCAGCCTCGCTCGGGTGCGCGACCAAGAACACCAGCACGACAACTCCGAGGGCGGCGATGACGACCGCAGGAACCAAGAAGGACCAACCCCATCCGAACTCGAGCACGGCCGCGGCGAGGACCGAGCCGGCGATGTTCCCGACGGAGGTGTGCGAGTTCCACACCCCCATGATGGCGCCGCGCTTGGAGGCGTGGCCGAACCAGTTCCCCACGATGGCGACGACGCAGGGCCACCCGGCGGACTGGACGACGCCGCTGGCCACCTGCGCGGCCGCGAAGAAGGCGAGCGCGTGGACGTCGAGGAAGTAGGCGGCGCCGAGCGCGGCGCACGCGGCGCCGGACGCGAGCATGGCCGCGCCGAGGAGGCGGCGGAGGTCGGCGCGGTCGGCGAGGTGGCCCGCGGCGAACATGGCGAGCGCGTAGGAGGAGAGGAAGGCGACGTCGAGCTCGCCGAGGCGGTGCGGGCCCCGGGCGCCCGAGAAGGGCGCCCAGTCCGCGGAGAGCACGGCCTTGACGATGCTCGGCGGCTTGCGGGAGGCGTGGAACGACGCGTAGGACGCGAAGGTGAGCGCCAGCACCGCGTACTCGTgccgcccgaggccccgcgcgggcgcggccgcggcggctTCCATCGGAGGGGGCGGATGCTAGTGTGGAGAGAGAATTGAGGGCATGGGAGGAAAGGGGGAGCCGAGGTGAGATCTGGCATCGAGGGAGACGAGTAGAGACGACGACGACCCTGGTGGGACAAGCAAGGAGCTTTGACTCCGTTGCACTTCTTTGAAACCTGAATTTTTCCTGCCTTTTTCCTGAGAAGAGACTACTCCTGATTAGCTGTTCTAATTTTCTGAAGTCTGAAGAACAGGAGGCAAAGGATGTTCAGATTCAGACTTCGCACTTCCAAATTCAATTTTCCAACCCAAGAGCACACTGTTTCTGAAGCCGGACGCATATTCACTTAATTTTGCATTAGAGCAAATAGACAAATAATTACATAACAACAAATAAGTATCTCACAAATCGTGTTGGTACCTTCAAAGCGCAAGCAGCTTACATTGCATATTGAGTTTGATTAACACAACTTTCAACAGTTTTATTCCAAATAGATAACTGAGCAAACTATGCATTCAAGAAAAGGTTTGTGTCTGACATTTTTTCCCCCCTAAAGCACGTTCAGAACCAGATAAGAACACACGCATCTCTCAGTCATCTAAATTGCAACTTTCACCAAAGGTGCATGTTTGACTTACAAAGTAGTGTGTAATGTGCCGATGTGCATGTGTTTGACAAAACTAAGAAAAAAGAGTGGCATTTCTCCAGACATTCTCAGGAAAATTCAAGCAGAAAAGGTAAGGAGCCCGCAGCCTTGGGTAAAACCTGTATGCATTCCACGGTATCATCCACTCATCTTCTATGTTTGGCAATTATCATGTATCAAAGTCAGCTGGAATGGAAATATCTGGCAAGCTAAATTGTGAGCCAGATTTGTACAAGGTTAACTAGCGGCGTAAGAGTCCCAGTTTGGTATGTTGTCTGTTGCTTCATTGACCATTTTCACAAGTGTCACCTGTGCACAACACAAAAATCCATCGCATGGGTTAATAACTATTACAAGAGTTGAAGAGTATAGCAAACTGGGACAGAAGCAAAGAATCATAGCCATGTTCTATATCACTAAATATCTCAACAATAGAAGAAAATTGTTGGGATTTATGGACAAACAACTTTTTATCATAAGTAAATGCCTTATATAATTCTGTGATAAAGCATACAGAATGTTTAGTTATCTCATAGTAGCCTTAAGTGCTTCAATGATCCTCCTTGTCTTGCAACTTCAATGGCTAATTGGCTGTAATAATACTTTTTTCCTCTCATTTTTTATGTACCGTAATATACTAACAATTTCATACTAGCACTCAAAAGACTAGATTGCCAAGGAACATTGTTTCACATCCGAATGAAATGGTACACAAATATTGAAACAAAAATGTCAAATATTTGCAAACAGAGCAGAACCATACCACACTTTGGGGCACACCATTTGGCGGTAATGGCAAATTTCTAGGCGGAGGTTTATCCTCGTAAGATCTCTTGTCAAATCTCCATTCTCCAATTTTGCCATAAGTCGACTTACCCTAGTGCAAAAGAACATGCTATAAGAACAGAATCACGAGTCATATTCCCTGAAGTTCTGCATCACAATATGAATCACGTACCGTCATGTCATAATCACACCCATAAGTATAATGTATAATAAAAGCATCACCAACTTCCAAGTCCCAAGGTGGCTGAAAAGTGAAAACAGAATCAAATTATCATCTAAGAACAGAACCGCACAACTTCCTGATATGGATGGCCACATGATATAATTAACCGAACTCCAAACCTGAATCATAAAGTCCTTGTGTAAGATGTTGCCCACTCCATGGAGAGCAGATGCCACGGCATAGGCATACCTATTTCCCAGAAACATAATACAACAAATAATTAGATACCTACTCACATTACGAATGAAATAGCATAGAACTTGGGATGCATAAACAGACCAAAAGCTTTAGACAATAAGAAATTGATTGGCAGGACGTTACATTTCAAGAACCCAGCCAAAAGATTTATCAGCGTCAGGATCTTTTTTCATTGCTATTGAAACATTCATCCATGTCGGGGCAATCCTTCCAAGAGATTCCTAGCAAAAGAAGCAGAAAGTAATAGGATTAGTTCTGTAATTTCAAGTAGATGCTTTGGGTACATTCAAGAAGAAAATAGCTCACCTTCTCAATAATGACAGGAGAATTTCCTATAGGATCAATCTTAGTGATTGCCCCCTTGTCTTCAGGGAAGAACTTACGCAACACATTCTCATATTTTTTAGGCTCAATATAAAAGAAATGGAAAGCTGCTGCCTGACCATCTCTCGACAAGTTTGGGATAGGCTTGACAATTATATGATCTGGCTCTGCCATCAAGATATAGCTGCACATAGTATGAAATTAACTAGATCATGAGTCTGGACTCTGGAGGGTGATTATTGCTTCTCAAATAAACTTACTGTAAACTTACTCTTCCTTTATGTCTGCCTTCTGGAGCCACTGAACAAATGCCCATGGCCTATTGAGAACGATGTATCCCTGAGATTTAAGATGAACACTGTTTACGAGAAAATTCCAGCAGCATCTAGTTTCTAGTAGTAAAATTGAGCCATAAATTCCTGTATGCTCTCGAATTGTTAATTCTTTTTTAACAAAACTCGAATTGGTAATTAATCAAATTACTTTGCAACAACGAAAAATGAGCAATGGACAGGGTACAGAGAAGCAGAAATGGTTGCAGTTCACAAATCACAATAGGCCGCCATGATGACATGGCTACAGCTGACCATTAGTACTAGCAACTGGCATACTACACCAATGATGATTTTTAACTTTCTTCAGACGCAATATGATGAAAAGCTGGTATCAGCAGGGTCCAGCCATGTTTACAAGGCTGACATTACAAGCCTTTTCACCATATGATATCCTAGCTGCCAATCTGTTTTTTCCCTATCAACTTGGCCCTCACTACTTTCTCATTTCATTTGTCCACATTCTTTTACAAAAACAAAGTAGCACAGTTGTTATTTGTCCAGATGTTTtatgttttcatgatttttcagtGTTTCCAGAACCTGTGTCCAAAATATATTTGCCTAATCAGATACCCACACGTGTTGGAACACATATGTCACATTCCAAGTGGTATGTGGCGCATCCCAAAAGAAATCGGGACACCTCCGTCCAAGTCGGTCAGTGACGCCCACACCCGTGTCCATATGTAGCAATGGATTTCTTGCCTCAAATTTTCCAGTGAAGCAGGAGCAGGACTGCAGGACTTTGCCAGGACCTTGGATTTGTACATAATGTGATATGCTGAAGCCATACAGCCAGACAAAGGAAACCACTTcccaaaaattaaaaaaaaggagGGGGGAGGGGGACCACACTGCTACTCAGTTATCaacccttttttttttctttttacgagggTACTGATATCATGAAAAACTGAAATGTCTTGCGTGTACGGTGTAGCTTTTGAAAATAGAAATATCAACTAAATCACGGAATTCCACCTTGACTCCTTGAGAAACATAGGAGTAGACATTTTCTCGATTTCGTATAATCTGAATAGTTGCATTTGTCCACAATTCCAACTAACCAGCAACAGCAAACCAGACAGAGCCAACGAAGAAAGCAATGAAATATGACGAACTTTGCCGTTTCGTgaagcaaaaaaagcaacaataCCTGATCCCCATCGGGGAGTGGGTCGGCGACGAATGTGGGGATCTCGTCGACGAACTCGTCGGGTTTCCCGGAGTGCAGGACCCTGGTGAACCCACCCATCTCGCGGCCGCCGGGAGCCCGGCGCGCCTCCTTGAACCAGTGGTACATGACGCGGCATTGCCACGTGTTGTACGCGTTCCCCGACGAGGTCACCGCGGTGTGGAACGCCCTCCGCCTGGCGCCGAAGCGGCGGGGGGAGGagtcggcggtggcggcggggaaGGAGCAAGGGAGGGGCTGGAGGGAGGAGCGGAAGGAGACGAGCACGTTGTAGGTGAGGAACGCCGCGGAGAGGGCCACGAGCACCAGCGTCAgcgtgccgccgccgcggccgcacggcgcggccatggcggggcgcgCGGGCACGCGGCGAAGGGACGGGCGCTCTTGATGGAGGGAGAAGGCGGCGAGAGTGAGACGTCCCGAGTACCGAGTGTGCGAGTGTTTGGCAGTTTTTTGAGATTTTTATTTAATTTGATTTGGTTCAGATATGCATTGAATTCTCTTATATATTTAAATAATAAAAACCCATTAGTCCATAGAGAACAAAATATGTTCATTCTCTTTTTTTTCAGTAAAAAAACGTGTTATTCGAGTGTGTTAATAATCCTATATTAACGAGCGAATTGTATTTTGTTTATCTTTCAtgtaagttaattattattacttTCGATCTAGATCCAACTATATTCCTTTTTTAAATTTTACTGATATCAGTGTGTTGTAATATAAACTTATACTAGCTTGTTGCACGGTTATTTGGACGATTTGCGGCTCAGAAATTTATTGGCcccattcgctggtctgaaaaaagaagccaaaacactgtttcggctagtttgttgtgagaggaaaatactgttttgCTGGCGTCCCCATTCAATGACCGTCATATATTTTGGTACATTTTGTAATCGAGCTTTGGTGTTCCTTGGAATCAGACTTTATACTGTTGTTGGACGTGGGTTGTTCTAAGTAGAATAAGCATGGGCCACGAGTCTGGGtcagatatagatagatagaaaaATTGATTCACTCTTAATATTATAGATaaaaatatagatatagatatagatatagattttatCCCTAACCCATCCATATCTCATGCTCTAAATCCTATTCTAAGGGTATGTTTTGAACGGTTCTAGATCCAAGTTAAATATATAGTTTGTAAAATAAAATTAAAACTCtttaaatatttatatttgaTCTAAAATATGAACAAAATTGTTTGTTTTAGATACTCCCTCCATATTCAAAAGTTTTTAGAGTCGGAGTTCTACCAACAAGGCATAAGCATCATCTTAAACAAACTCTTTTGTTCAACAACATTGTTTGCACAGTGCCTACCTATAATCACCTCAATGGTGCAAGTGAAGTCCATTGGCAGACTCTTTCCTCCACAACCTTATTCCATGATGTTAGCTTTTAGTTGTTATTTACTCTCCCCTCTAGCGCTTCATTGGCCACCCTGCTACGCCGCCATCAAACGCTAATCCTCACATGGATGCCATTATCGTACAATCACTACAACACATTTGGTGTTATGTGATGTTCAGAAATTGCCATGAATAGTTTTTCATCAGACACTTCCATGACAAAAACTCTGTCGTCATCACAGGTGTGTCAGTAAACCCCTTCTGTGGCAAACTAGAGAGAAATTTCACATATTTGAAGACGAGCCTATTGTGTCACAAACATTTATGATGCTTCAAAACGGCCTAACCCGTTGCACATGTCTTTGACATGtagatgatgacatgtcaggtgaCGTTGCAGATGAGGTCCATCTGCATGCTGGGCCTAGGTTGTCACTAAACCCAGCAATGCGGGCTTAGCCCAGTTTTTAGGCCCAATTTTCTAGCTCCACTAATCCTATTTTAGTGCCCAATTCAGTTCAACCTGACCCCATTTAGGAGGCCCAAATGCCCAATGATAATTGATAGTGACACCAATTTTTTTCTAAGATATTATTTCAAGCCAAAAGATTCATTGTTCAAGAGATACACAATGAAGAGCAGAGGAGCCAATGCTTGGTTGTGTTATGCAAGTGATTGTGTAATGATGCACACAAAGGAGAGGGAGCCAACCCCCCTACAACATGGCTCTCTGCTCTCTGTGGCTAAGGACAGGGGCGTACGTCCAAAGACTCCAATTACACATGTTGGTAGTACGTTCGTAGACGGACAGCTGCAGCCGCGTACGGAACTACGGACCGAAGGCAACTTTCAGGCATTCAGGCAACACAGGACGGGAAGCTCTCGCTGTCTCGCAGGTCGCAGCAGCAGAGGCCCAGCTCGACATCACACCAGCGGCGGCGGGGGCGCGGACATCGTCCTGGGCCTGTTCCACAGCGGCGACGGCAGCGAAGACCACGGCGACCTGTCACCCAAAGACCGCCTGTTCCAGATCTCCCTCTGGCCACGGGAGGCCCCGCCGCTGCCGGCCGCCGCGACGGCAACGCCCGCGGCGCATGGCTCGTCGTCCCTCGCATCCCCATCCGCAGCAGCTACATTTCAGACATGATGCATTAGTGGACGCCGTCGCCTAGAGAAATCCAAAACGAAACTTGATTAGTCGCCGGAATATACCGAGAGGACGCGAGGAGCAGACTGCTCTGGCGGTGCAAGACCACACGAGGATGGCGGCCACGAGCATCCAAGCAAAGAACCTGCTGCGACTCA
The nucleotide sequence above comes from Miscanthus floridulus cultivar M001 chromosome 18, ASM1932011v1, whole genome shotgun sequence. Encoded proteins:
- the LOC136521847 gene encoding putative glycerol-3-phosphate transporter 5, coding for MEAAAAAPARGLGRHEYAVLALTFASYASFHASRKPPSIVKAVLSADWAPFSGARGPHRLGELDVAFLSSYALAMFAAGHLADRADLRRLLGAAMLASGAACAALGAAYFLDVHALAFFAAAQVASGVVQSAGWPCVVAIVGNWFGHASKRGAIMGVWNSHTSVGNIAGSVLAAAVLEFGWGWSFLVPAVVIAALGVVVLVFLVAHPSEAGLEVEVMEVEMNGDGGEEVGLLGEDKKDVNEDDEFELEMRSQLPRAIGFVEAWRLPGVVPYAFCLFFSKLVAYTFLYWLPFYIRNNAVAGQFLSHKASGILSIVFDIGGVLGGISAGFLSDAIGARAITSVLFLFLSIPALIVYRTYGSISMQHNIGLMFLSGYFVNGPYSLITTAVATDLGTQDAIKGNSRALATVSAIIDGTGSVGAALGPLLTGYFSTRGWNSVFFMLIVSISLAILFLIRLAKDEIVTKLSTRN
- the LOC136522552 gene encoding hydroxyproline O-arabinosyltransferase 1-like, coding for MAAPCGRGGGTLTLVLVALSAAFLTYNVLVSFRSSLQPLPCSFPAATADSSPRRFGARRRAFHTAVTSSGNAYNTWQCRVMYHWFKEARRAPGGREMGGFTRVLHSGKPDEFVDEIPTFVADPLPDGDQGYIVLNRPWAFVQWLQKADIKEDYILMAEPDHIIVKPIPNLSRDGQAAAFHFFYIEPKKYENVLRKFFPEDKGAITKIDPIGNSPVIIEKESLGRIAPTWMNVSIAMKKDPDADKSFGWVLEMYAYAVASALHGVGNILHKDFMIQPPWDLEVGDAFIIHYTYGCDYDMTGKSTYGKIGEWRFDKRSYEDKPPPRNLPLPPNGVPQSVVTLVKMVNEATDNIPNWDSYAAS